The following proteins come from a genomic window of Desulfobacterales bacterium:
- a CDS encoding DUF1992 domain-containing protein, with amino-acid sequence MLPGFTKIVEERIRKAQKKGEFENLEGSGEPLDLLNDQTVAEELRLAYKILKNADCIPPELELKKEIRQTEELLGAMTDTTEKYRAIKKLNFLIMKLNTLRGTSIEFEEPQKYSEKLIDKLESSDSHRKKRK; translated from the coding sequence ATGTTACCGGGATTTACCAAAATTGTCGAAGAGCGCATTCGCAAAGCACAAAAGAAGGGTGAATTCGAAAATCTGGAAGGCAGTGGTGAGCCATTAGATCTTTTAAACGATCAAACCGTGGCCGAAGAATTGCGTCTGGCTTATAAGATTTTAAAAAATGCCGATTGCATCCCCCCCGAGCTCGAATTAAAGAAGGAGATTCGGCAAACGGAAGAACTCCTGGGCGCAATGACGGATACCACCGAGAAATATCGTGCGATTAAAAAGCTCAATTTTCTGATCATGAAGCTAAATACCCTGCGGGGCACCTCCATCGAATTCGAAGAACCTCAGAAATATTCGGAAAAACTGATTGATAAGCTCGAATCATCCGATTCACATCGCAAAAAACGCAAGTAA